From a single Drosophila sulfurigaster albostrigata strain 15112-1811.04 chromosome 3, ASM2355843v2, whole genome shotgun sequence genomic region:
- the LOC133841743 gene encoding obscurin isoform X7 has product MDDNYSGYSLASRRRLEKTTRTRDYDRGTSYDSTVESKQYGISSRRERTTLDRIEAHSSTLLGGSRNESRAESRAESRTSYSRAESRASRRGTSYLADDAPPRSIEKPVVAKMLKSVQVESGESAHFEIQFKEQPGSVTWLKDNKPLDDRLADRIIQTSAPMNSYRLDIKNCSENDAGTYTVRAQTASETTTVTAQLAVGQVSGHDETKTNVAPAFLVSLRDAEMIENTLFRFMIKILGDPKPRVKFYKDNVEILEVNDRIQIIRDKDYLGFYELVIEDVQKDDAGVYSCKAVNKHGEASCEATATTIDFKNPFGALSGQILPPGEKAIFSWKRNGEDFDPEERFKVLFGDDEDSLALVFQHVKPEDAGIYTCVAQTTTGNISCSAELSVQGAIQTLNREPEKPSLVIEHREANASIGGSAILELQCKGFPKPAVLWKHEGEVVQVDDRHKFMYEDDESMSLIIKNIGTEDAGAYTIEAVNELGQDQSSISLVVQAPPKIKKVSDITCSAGETVKVEVEIEGFPTPEVSVTNNGKEVSGEKNVKITSSTIAKSVEKVVIEISDIKLSQSGNYSIKATNTISQTAEYWNCTVKSKPVIVKHFESEYIHGEKENVQMSVRVDAFPEAKLTWYHDSKEIKVTDKKYKIDCDGNTYTLKITGATRVDAGEYSVKATNEHGSATSSTQLLMKCAPEFTRKLQNITVKEGDTNVELVVGIDAYPVPHIKWFIDGIEISEKRNEFRQVQDGNDFKLILTDVATNMQGNYCCKIMNDYGKLEDTCTVTVNCKPKIRRGLKDVEVKEGESLTLEVEIYSTPDANVKWFKNGHEIHEDARIKIKRDSQRIENYYLTLNLSKSEDAGTYEVKAANFIGETTSSCKVLVLTNDNISIGESVTKTLLATTEQPEEGAVPEIVHCDVFQMSSFETLPLKYEVIATGIPKPEALWYQDGKQIKSNDHFALSVDGDHYKLEVKSLEMKDAGEYKVVVQNKVGEKSHQGVLSLSKEAEYRKPLLISKSGLKDLKLKKGDAINETVIFTADPKPEIVWLKDGKPLQASEALLLKTEVKELEHGLKQFTCELSIPKAEIKDSGRYELKVKNKHGEFATNGAIDVLAKPEISGLVDLKCLPGDTVCFEALVPANPKPKVTWTRGNENLCNNENCEVIADVDGDKYRIVFQSVVPSEDGKYTITAVNSEGRADSEFNLHVLAKESISLGETEPKTLRATTTGGVEKPTFIVAPENQVIHDFKPVSTNVKVHGVPTPTVEWLKDDKPIDLKAINSLTQQKAYSTASTDIASDQVESVFDIAHFNATDVGTYTCVAKNEIGETKVPFKLAMQSLAPSFVKKLNNALDVVQGEPLVLECAVDGSPLPTVHWFKDSEEVKPSQSVKLTTSPEGLVKLEISNCQPNDSGAYKLIISNPHGEKVALCAVAVKPNEMQPKFLKPIESQSVIAGEPLKLSAQVIGFPAPEIKWYKDGVLLRPSSAINFINNPNGQIGLSIDTVDGNDAGLYKCKIVNKEGEEEGAAEVKVVAREAKPSFIAELQDASSVEGFPVKMDIKVVGYPKPKLQWFHNGHEISPDNKHFAVVENPDNTVSLIVDKTAPSDSGLYEVIAQNSEGSTASKAKLYVAPKTDETAAEELPQFVSGLRDVNADEGQELVLSAPFIANPMPEIVWSKDGALLAPSERLLMTCDGKHVGLTIKPVEAADSGVYSCLLANPLGEDTSSCNANVRKVYKAPIFTQKITDQQQVFGNNAKIPVTVSGVPYPELTWFFENKPINVSDKYTFKNDGDHHELIVNDCQKSDQGEYKCIASNREGKDITQGRLELVNEIKKHMRSEPPVFLKKIGDCDVFDGMTAKFTACATGYPEPDVEWFKNDQKLFPSDRIALDQEPNGLLRLTMKNVTEADVGRYTCRIFNPYGDDTCTAELFYDVLDSHQRPLGDQYSDFKQYKKSGAPPPLPDGPIISRMTDRRLNLTWKPSVPLSPRYPVTYQIEMMDLPEGDWRTIRTGVRSCACEIRNLDPLRDYRFRVRVENKFGVSDPSPYTQTYRSKLIPEPAKTYTYLPPGTDFRPETSPYFPKDFDIERPPHDGLAQAPQFLLRENDVSYGVKGHNTELMWFVYGYPKPKMTFYFNDHPIESGGRFDHSYTRNGQATLFVNSMLDRDVGWYEAVATNEHGEARQRVRLEIAEYPRFLKRPDETFIMARKNGRIEARIIGIPLPEVHWYKDWKLITDTSRIKINSYDPDIYVLSIHDSIIKDGGLYSVSARNIAGSISTSVTVHIEENEDQYIYKTYGRHPYVRSKQLRYEDKYDIGDELGRGTQGITYHAVERATGDNYAAKIMYGKPELRPFMLNELDIMNMFNHKNLIRPYDAYETDRQITLIMELAAGGEVVRDNLLRRDYYTERDIANYIRQTLWGLEHMHELGVGHMGLTIKDLLISVVGGDHIKISDFGLSRKINKHNLSTLDYGMPEFVSPEVVNKEGVNFSHDMWSVGLITYVLLGGRNPFLGADDRETLTKIREGRWDFKDTIWTHISEDGRDFISRLLLYSPEERMDVKTALKHPWFFMLDRQATEHDYQIGVDRLRHYYDHFRDWYANAACKNYFRRRRLSGCFQHPSKMVYPSGHSYTPERTPEPLVEPRKRAKREEVVSKFLHPDYELGLIQSESHYQYGPDTYLLQLRDVSFPVRLREYMKVAHRRSPSFALNDSVDWSLPVIRERRRFTDIMDEEIDDERTRSRISMYSANDSYSIRRLRTELGPRLDEYTEADAMIESQRDGYPPFFREKPQTIAITENQPAHIHCFAVGDPKPCVQWFKNDMVLSESKRIKITFDEDGRSILRFEPALHFDVGIYKAVARNKVGQTIARCRIVVATLPDAPDSPEVSATSATEILLRWKQPRDDGHSAVLCYSLQYKLQNCDSWTTVADNIDHEFYLLHELQPNTKYQIRLSSKNRIGWSEMGIPVNAATSGPDAPKVHITKAMKHLQQLTERGQEVLPEEERVHTDYHCEREPPTWVTDASVNDKYSFISEIARGEFSTIVKGIQKSTDTVVVAKIFEVTDDNEESIVAEFDNFKTLRHERIPALFGAYKPMNVPIAIFVMEKLQGADVLTYFSSRHEYSEQMVACVITQLLDALQYLHWRGYCHLNIQPDNVVMASVRSIQVKLVDFGSAKKVNKLGVKVTPCGMLDFQPPEMLNDEPIFPQSDIWSLGVLTYLLLSGCSPFRGNDEYETQQNISFVRYRFENLFKEVTPEATRFIMQLFKRHPTKRPYTDDCLEHRWLMSSDYMVRKRERAVFLGCRLKNFYDEYHEYKIKAATTSKPLISIEGGPTPSQLLRSNSIQEELLTTF; this is encoded by the exons ATGGATGATAACTATTCTGGGTACTCCCTGGCTTCCAGACGTCGTCTCGAAA AGACCACGAGGACCAGGGATTACGATAGAGGAACATCGTATGACAGCACTGTTGAGAGCAAACAGTATGGTATAAGTTCGCGACGTGAGAGAACTACTTTGGATCGCATTGAGGCGCATTCGTCGACCCTTCTAGGCGGCAGTCGCAACGAGAGTCGTGCTGAAAGTCGTGCCGAGAGTCGAACCTCTTATTCGCGTGCCGAATCGCGTGCTAGCAGGCGTGGTACATCCTATCTAGCGGACGACGCTCCGCCGCGCTCTATCGAAAAGCCTGTGGTCGCAAAGATGCTGAAAAGTGTGCAAGTGGAAA GCGGCGAGTCTGCGCATTTCGAGATTCAGTTCAAGGAACAACCTGGCTCAGTTACCTGGCTGAAGGATAACAAGCCTTTGGATGATCGTCTAGCGGATCGCATTATACAAACTAGTGCGCCGATGAACTCGTATCGCTTAGACATCAAGAACTGCAg CGAAAATGACGCTGGAACTTATACTGTTCGTGCCCAGACGGCATCTGAAACAACGACTGTTACTGCACAGCTTGCAGTTGGCCAAG TATCTGGCCATGACGAGACTAAAACCAATGTAGCACCAGCATTTCTTGTTAGCTTAAGAGATGCGGAAATGATTGAAAATACGCTGTTTCGCTTTATGATTAAGATCTTGGGCGATCCCAAGCCAAGAGTGAAATT CTACAAGGATAATGTAGAAATACTGGAAGTCAATGATCGAATTCAGATCATTAGGGATAAGGATTATTTAGGCTTCTATGAGTTGGTCATTGAAGACGTACAAAAGGACGACGCCGGTGTTTACTCCTGTAAGGCTGTTAATAAGCACGGTGAAGCATCCTGCGAggccacagccacaaccaTTG atTTCAAGAATCCATTTGGTGCACTGAGTGGTCAAATTTTACCACCTGGCGAGAAAGCTATATTCTCGTGGAAACGCAATGGAGAGGACTTCGATCCTGAAGAACGTTTCAAGGTTCTGTTCGGCGACGATGAGGACTCCTTGGCTCTGGTGTTCCAACATGTGAAGCCCGAAGATGCTGGCATCTATACTTGTGTGGCGCAAACCACAACCGGAAACATCTCGTGCAGCGCTGAACTCTCTGTTCAAGGTGCCATTCAAACCCTCAACCGTGAGCCAGAGAAACCCAGTCTGGTAATCGAGCATCGCGAGGCGAACGCCAGTATTGGCGGTTCAGCTATATTGGAGCTGCAATGCAAGGGCTTCCCCAAGCCTGCCGTGCTGTGGAAGCATGAGGGAGAAGTTGTTCAGGTCGATGACCGCCACAAGTTCATGTATGAGGACGACGAAAGCATGTCGCTCATTATTAAGAATATCGGTACTGAAGACGCTGGCGCATACACCATTGAAGCCGTCAACGAGCTCGGACAGGATCAGAGCTCGATTAGCTTGGTTGTGCAAG CTCCGCCTAAGATCAAGAAGGTGTCCGACATCACATGCTCGGCTGGCGAGACTGTCAAGGTGGAGGTGGAAATTGAGGGTTTCCCTACGCCTGAAGTTAGTGTGACCAACAACGGCAAGGAAGTGTCTGGTGAAAAGAATGTAAAGATCACATCGTCCACCATTGCCAAGAGTGTGGAGAAAGTTGTTATCGAAATCTCGGACATTAAACTGTCGCAATCTGGCAATTATTCGATTAAGGCTACAAATACAATCAGCCAAACGGCCGAGTATTGGAATTGCACAGTCAAATCGAAGCCAGTTATTGTCAAACACTTTGAGAGTGAATACATTCATGGCGAGAAGGAGAACGTACAGATGTCCGTTCGCGTTGATGCATTCCCCGAGGCCAAGCTCACATGGTATCACGATAGCAAGGAGATTAAGGTGACCGACAAGAAGTACAAGATCGATTGCGATGGCAACACTTATACCCTGAAGATAACTGGAGCCACTCGTGTTGATGCTGGCGAATATTCCGTGAAGGCGACCAATGAGCATGGCTCGGCAACCAGCTCAACTCAGCTGCTGATGAAGTGTGCTCCGGAATTCACACGCAAACTCCAGAATATTACAGTAAAAGAGGGCGACACAAATGTCGAACTTGTTGTGGGCATCGATGCCTATCCTGTGCCACACATTAAGTGGTTTATTGATGGCATTGAGATCAGCGAGAAGCGTAATGAGTTCCGTCAAGTGCAAGATGGTAATGACTTCAAATTAATTCTTACGGACGTGGCGACCAACATGCAGGGCAACTACTGCTGCAAGATCATGAATGATTATGGCAAACTTGAGGACACTTGCACCGTGACCGTCAACT GCAAGCCAAAAATACGCAGAGGCTTGAAGGATGTTGAGGTCAAGGAGGGCGAATCTTTAACTTTGGAAGTCGAAATTTACAGCACTCCCGATGCTAATgtcaaatg GTTCAAAAATGGTCATGAAATTCATGAAGATGCTCGCATCAAAATCAAGAGAGATTCGCAAcgtattgaaaattattactTGACATTGAATCTGTCTAAGAGCGAAGATGCTGGCACTTATGAAGTTAAGGCTGCCAATTTTATTGGAGAGACAACATCAAGCTGCAAAGTTTTGGTGCTAA cCAATGACAATATATCCATTGGAGAGTCCGTGACAAAAACATTGCTCGCCACTACAGAACAACCTGAAGAAGGgg CTGTTCCCGAAATTGTCCACTGCGATGTCTTCCAAATGAGTAGCTTTGAGACTCTTCCACTCAAATACGAAGTGATTGCAACTGGTATACCCAAGCCAGAGGCTTTATGGTATCAGGATGGCAAGCAAATCAAATCCAATGATCATTTTGCGTTATCCGTTGACGGG GACCACTACAAATTAGAGGTAAAGTCACTCGAGATGAAGGATGCTGGCGAATACAAAGTTGTCGTGCAGAACAAAGTAGGCGAAAAGAGTCATCAGGGAGTGCTGTCCTTGTCAA AGGAAGCTGAGTATCGCAAGCCTCTGCTGATCTCTAAGAGCGGCTTAAAGGATCTCAAGTTAAAGAAGGGTGATGCTATCAATGAAACTGTCATATTTACGGCTGATCCCAAGCCCGAAATCGTTTGGCTTAAGGACGGCAAACCACTGCAAGCTAGCGAGGCGCTGCTGCTCAAGACTGAAGTTAAGGAATTAGAACATGGATTAAAGCAGTTTACTTGCGAGCTGAGTATTCCTAAAG cggAAATTAAGGACTCTGGGCGTTACGAACTTAAGGTCAAGAATAAGCATGGCGAATTCGCTACAAATGGTGCCATCGATGTACTAGCAAAGCCAGAAATCTCCGGTCTGGTGGATCTCAAGTGCTTGCCAGGTGATACTGTCTGTTTCGAAGCCTTGGTTCCTGCCAATCCCAAGCCAAAGGTCACATGGACACGAGGCAACGAAAACTTGTGCAACAACGAGAACTGCGAGGTGATCGCTGATGTGGATGGCGATAAATACAGGATTGTTTTCCAATCCGTTGTACCATCCGAAGATGGCAAATATACGATCACTGCTGTCAACTCTGAAGGCAGGGCTGATAgcgaattcaatttgcatgttCTTG CTAAAGAAAGTATTTCCCTTGGAGAAACCGAACCAAAAACATTGCGCGCAACTACAACAGGAGGgg TTGAGAAACCCACATTCATCGTGGCACCGGAGAATCAAGTGATCCACGACTTTAAGCCGGTTTCGACCAACGTCAAGGTGCATGGCGTTCCTACGCCAACAGTGGAATGGCTAAAGGACGACAAGCCAATTGATTTGAAGGCCATTAATAGTCTGACCCAGCAGAAGGCTTACAGCACTGCCTCGACCGATATTGCATCGGATCAAGTAGAGAGTGTCTTTGACATTGCCCACTTTAATGCTACCGACGTTGGAACA TACACTTGTGTCGCCAAAAACGAAATCGGCGAAACCAAAGTGCCCTTTAAATTGGCTATGCAGTCGCTGGCTCCCAGTTTTGTCAAGAAGCTCAACAATGCGCTTGACGTTGTCCAAGGAGAGCCACTTGTTCTCGAATGCGCCGTAGATGGCAGCCCACTGCCAACAGTTCATTGGTTTAAGGACAGCGAGGAGGTTAAACCCAGTCAAAG CGTAAAACTGACCACTTCTCCTGAAGGATTAGTTAAATTGGAGATAAGCAATTGTCAGCCAAATGACTCTGGCGCCTATAAGCTTATCATTTCAAACCCTCACGGCGAAAAGGTTGCTTTGTGTGCGGTTGCTGTGAAAC ctAATGAAATGCAGCCCAAGTTCTTGAAGCCCATCGAAAGTCAATCTGTAATCGCTGGAGAGCCCTTAAAATTGTCCGCACAAGTTATAGGTTTCCCCGCTCCCGAAATCAAGTGGTACAAGGATGGCGTACTCTTACGTCCCAGCTCAGCtattaactttattaataATCCAAATGGACAAATTGGATTGAG CATTGATACGGTCGATGGTAATGACGCTGGTTTATACAAATGTAAGATTGTCAATAAGGAGGGCGAAGAAGAGGGCGCCGCAGAGGTGAAAGTTGTCGCCAGGGAGGCAAAGCCTTCGTTCATCGCAGAACTCCAGGATGCCAGTAGTGTTGAAGGATTCCCTGTTAAGATGGACATTAAGGTTGTGGGCTATCCCAAGCCAAAACTGCAATGGTTCCACAATGGTCATGAAATCTCGCCTGATAACAAACACTTTGCAGTCGTGGAAAATCCCGATAATACCGTTAGCTTGATTGTGGACAAAACTGCACCTTCTGATTCTGGATTATATGAAGTAATTGCACAAAATTCAGAGGGTTCAACTGCCTCGAAAGCAAAGCTTTACGTTGCACCCAAGACGGATGAAACTGCAGCTGAGGAATTGCCACAGTTTGTATCTGGTCTGCGCGATGTTAATGCCGATGAGGGCCAAGAGTTGGTGCTATCGGCACCATTTATTGCTAATCCCATGCCTGAGATCGTGTGGTCCAAGGATGGCGCTTTGCTTGCGCCAAGCGAGCGTCTCTTAATGACTTGTGATGGCAAGCACGTCGGTCTCACCATAAAACCAGTTGAAGCAGCCGATTCGGGCGTCTACTCCTGTCTACTGGCCAATCCACTAGGAGAGGACACGTCATCCTGCAATGCAAATGTTCGTAAGGTGTACAAGGCACCAATTTTCACCCAGAAGATCACCGATCAACAGCAAGTTTTCGGCAACAATGCCAAAATCCCTGTAACCGTTTCTGGTGTGCCATATCCAGAACTGACCTGGTTCTTTGAAAATAAACCCATCAATGTGTCGGACAAATACACGTTCAAGAATGACGGCGATCATCATGAGTTGATTGTAAATGATTGCCAAAAGTCCGATCAAGGCGAATACAAATGCATTGCCTCAAACAGGGAAGGTAAGGACATAACTCAAGGTCGTCTCGAGTTGGTCAATGAAAT CAAAAAGCATATGCGTTCTGAGCCACCCGTATTCCTTAAGAAGATTGGCGATTGCGATGTCTTTGACGGTATGACAGCAAAGTTTACTGCCTGCGCCACTGGATATCCCGAACCAGATGTTGAGTGGTTCAAGAATGATCAAAAACTGTTCCCATCTGATCGCATTGCGCTTGACCAGGAACCAAATGGTCTGCTTCGCTTAACAATGAAGAATGTGACGGAAGCCGATGTAGGACGCTACACTTGTCGTATCTTCAATCCATATGGCGACGATACTTGCACAGCTGAACTATTCTACGATG TGCTGGACTCCCATCAACGTCCCTTGGGCGATCAGTACTCGGACTTTAAGCAATATAAAAAGTCCGGAGCTCCTCCGCCGTTGCCAGATGGTCCTATTATCTCCCGCATGACCGATCGTCGTCTGAATTTGACCTGGAAACCATCGGTCCCATTATCGCCACGCTATCCAGTTACTTATCAG aTCGAAATGATGGACTTGCCCGAGGGAGATTGGCGCACTATCAGAACTGGTGTGCGCAGTTGTGCTTGTGAGATTAGGAACTTGGATCCACTCAGGGATTACAGATTCAGAGTGCGTGTTGAGAACAAATTTGGTGTCAGCGATCCCAGCCCCTACACACAAACCTACAG ATCAAAACTCATTCCTGAGCCAGCCAAAACATACACCTACTTGCCACCTGGTACGGACTTTAGACCTGAGACTTCACCCTATTTCCCCAAGGACTTTGATATTGAACGCCCGCCCCACGACGGTCTTGCTCAAGCGCCACA GTTTTTGCTGCGTGAAAATGATGTTTCCTACGGCGTCAAGGGTCACAACACTGAGCTAATGTGGTTCGTCTATGGTTATCCCAAACCTAAGATGACTTTCTACTTTAACGATCATCCCATTGAATCCGGTGGTCGCTTTGATCACAGCTACACCCGCAATGGACAGGCGACGCTCTTCGTCAACAG CATGTTGGATCGCGATGTGGGTTGGTATGAGGCTGTTGCAACAAACGAACACGGCGAGGCCAGACAACGTGTCCGCCTTGAAATCGCCGAGTACCCACGATTCCTGAAGAGGCCTGACGAAACTTTCATCATGGCGCGCAAAAATGGCCGCATTGAAGCCAGAATTATTGGCATTCCTCTGCCTGAAGTTCACTGGTACAAGGATTGGAAGCTGATAACCGACACCTCTCGCATTAAG attaaCTCTTACGATCCAGACATCTATGTGCTCTCTATTCATGATTCGATCATTAAGGACGGTGGCTTGTACTCTGTGAGTGCACGCAATATTGCTGGCTCCATTAGCACCTCCGTGACCGTTCACATTGAGGAGAATGAAGatcaatacatatataagacCTACGGCAGACATCCGTACGTGCGTTCGAAGCAACTGCGCTATGAGGACAAGTACGATATCGGTGATGAGCTTGGCCGTGGCACGCAGGGCATTACCTATCATGCCGTGGAGCGCGCCACTGGCGATAATTATGCTGCCAAGATTATGTATGGCAAGCCAGAGCTGCGTCCATTTATGCTCAACGAATTGGATATTATGAATATGTTCAATCACAAGAACTTGATCCGTCCATACGATGCTTATGAAACAGATCGCCAAATCACACTCATCATGGAACTGGCCGCTGGCGGTGAAGTTGTCAGGGATAACTTGCTGCGACGAGATTATTACACTGAGCGCGATATTGCCAATTATATACGCCAAACTCTTTGGGGATTGGAGCATATGCATGAGTTGGGCGTCGGACACATGGGCTTAACG ATCAAGGACCTTTTGATCTCGGTTGTTGGTGGCGATCACATTAAAATATCCGACTTTGGCTTATCAAGGAAGATTAACAAGCATAACTTGTCCACCTTGGACTATGGCATGCCTGAGTTTGTCTCTCCCGAAGTGGTCAATAAGGAGGGTGTCAACTTTTCACATGACATGTGGTCAGTTGGCTTGATCACATATGTGTTGCTTGGCGGCCGAAATCCTTTCTTGGGCGCCGATGACAGAGAAACCCTGACCAAGATTCGCGAGGGCCGTTGGGACTTTAAGGACACCATTTGGACACATATTTCGGAGGATGGACGTGATTTCATCAGCCGCTTGCTGCTCTACAGCCCCGAGGAGCGCATGGATGTTAAAACAGCATTAAAGCATCCTTGGTTCTTCATGCTCGATCGCCAGGCAACCGAGCATGATTATCAAATTGGCGTTGATCGCTTGAGACACTATTACGATCACTTTAGAGATTGGTACGCCAATGCTGCTTGCAAGAACTACTTCCGCAGGCGCCGACTTAGCGGCTGCTTCCAGCATCCATCGAAAATGGTCTACCCAAGTGGACATTCTTACACGCCAGAGCGTACGCCGGAGCCGCTGGTGGAACCACGCAAGCGTGCCAAGCGAGAGGAAGTTGTCTCCAAGTTCCTGCATCCCGACTACGAGCTGGGTCTCATTCAATCCGAAAGCCA CTATCAGTATGGCCCCGATACTTATTTGCTGCAGCTTAGAGATGTTAGTTTTCCGGTCAGATTGCGTGAGTACATGAAGGTGGCCCACAGACGATCACCTTCGTTTGCATTGAACGATTCGGTGGACTGGTCG CTGCCGGTTATTCGCGAACGCCGTCGTTTTACTGACATCATGGACGAGGAGATTGATGATGAACGCACTCGCAGTCGCATTAGTATGTATTCTGCCAACGATTCGTACTCAATTCGACGTCTGCGTACAGAGCTGGGACCACGTCTCGATGAATATACTGAAGCGGACGCAATGATTGAAAGCCAACGCGATGGCTACCCGCCATTCTTCCGCGAGAAGCCACAAACCATAGCTATCACTGAGAATCAGCCGGCGCACATTCACTGCTTTGCCGTCGGCGATCCCAAGCCATGCGTGCAATGGTTCAAGAATGACATGGTGCTGTCGGAGAGCAAGCGCATCAAAATCACGTTCGATGAGGACGGTCGTTCCATTTTGCGTTTCGAACCCGCGTTGCATTTCGACGTTGGAATTTATAAGGCCGTGGCTCGCAACAAGGTAGGCCAGACCATAGCCAGATGCCGCATTGTTGTCGCCACACTGCCCGATGCTCCAGACTCACCGGAAGTATCGGCGACCAGTGCCACAGAGATACTGCTGCGTTGGAAGCAGCCACGTGATGATGGCCATTCAGCTGTCTTGTGCTACAGTCTGCAATACAAATTGCAGAACTGCGATTCGTGGACAACCGTTGCGGACAACATAGATCATGAATTTTATCTGTTGCACGAACTGCAGCCGAACACGAAATATCAAATTCGACTCTCGTCGAAGAATCGCATCGGCTGGAGCGAAATGGGCATTCCTGTAAATGCAGCGACTTCTGGCCCTGATGCTCCCAAAGTGCACATCACCAAGGCCATGAAGCACTTGCAGCAACTCACAGAGAGAGGCCAGGAAGTGTTGCCCGAGGAGGAACGTGTGCACACCGATTATCATTGCGAGAGAGAGCCACCCACTTGGGTCACAGATGCGTCTGTCAATGACAAATATAGCTTCATCTCAGAGATTGCACGCGGTGAATTTAGCACCATTGTTAAGGGCATTCAGAAATCAACAGatactgttgttgtcgctaAGATCTTTGAAGTTACCGATGACAATGAAGAGTCTATTGTCGCCGAGTTCGATAATTTCAAGACACTGCGACATGAGCGTATCCCAGCCTTATTTGGTGCCTACAAGCCCATGAATGTGCCCATTGCCATCTTTGTGATGGAGAAATTGCAGGGCGCCGATGTGCTCACTTATTTCAGCAGCCGTCACGAGTACTCTGAGCAAATGGTTGCTTGTGTCATCACTCAACTGTTGGACGCATTGCAATATCTGCACTGGCGTGGCTATTGTCATCTAAACATACAGCCCGATAATGTGGTCATGGCATCAGTGCGATCAATTCAGGTCAAGCTGGTTGATTTTGGCTCAGCCAAGAAGGTTAATAAACTGGGCGTCAAGGTGACACCATGTGGCATGTTGGACTTCCAGCCACCAGAGATGTTGAACGATGAGCCAATCTTCCCGCAAAGTGACATATGGTCATTGGGCGTACTCACTTACTTGCTTTTATCGGGCTGCAGTCCATTCCGCGGCAATGACGAATATGAAACTCAACAGAACATCTCCTTTGTGCGCTACAGATTCGAAAATCTATTCAAGGAGGTCACCCCAGAAGCAACTCGATtcattatgcaattatttaagcGTCATCCTAC TAAGAGACCCTACACAGACGATTGCCTGGAGCATAGATGGCTCATGTCTTCCGATTATATGGTTAGGAAGCGTGAGCGTGCCGTTTTCCTGGGTTGCCGTTTGAAG AATTTCTATGACGAGTATCATGAGTATAAAATTAAAGCCGCTACTACATCCAA